CGGGCGACGAAGAGGACCGTCGGGTGCAGCCGTCCGGTGCGCAGCCGCCAGAACGTGGCGGAGTCCTTGTCGGCCACCGGCACCTGGGAGACGTACAGGATGTTGGTCATCGCGAGCGCGAGCACCAGCCCGCCGACGTAGGCGAACTCCTGGTGCCGGGTGCCCGCGACGACGCCGCCGAGCAGGGTGAAGAAGAGTGTCTGCAACACCACCCGGGGCAGGACGCTGCCGCCGAGCACCCCCGGCGGGTTCATGGCGAGGAACTCGCGCCAGCCGAAGCGGACGGCTTCGCCGAGCCGCCACGACAGCGGGGCGTCGGACAGGCTAGACGAGCTCAAGGCTCCCCCTCCGGCGGCCGGTGTCGACCGCGACGCGCAGGCAGGCGACCGCCGCGACCAGGTAGACCACGGTCAGCGCCACCGCGACCGCCAGCGGCGCGGGGCGGACCGCGCCGGAGCTGAGGCCGACCACGAACTCGTGCACCCAGTGCAGGCTGAGCAGTGTCGGCACCCACCGCAGCCACTGTGGCAGCGCGTCCGGCGGGATCAGCAGCCCACCCAGGATGAAGACCGGATAGATCAACGCGCCGGACCAGGCCAACCCGTGCCGGGTGACCAGGAACAGGCAGGCGAGCAGCATGCCCAGCGCGGTGCCGGACGCGACGACGACGAGCAGCGCGACGAGCAGCCACAGTGGATGCGGCACGGCGACCCGCAGCCCCAGCAGCACGATCACCACTGCCGCACTGGCGAGGATCCCGGCGGTGCTGGAGAGCGTCGCACCGAGGCTCCGGCCGAAGAGCACCAGGCTGGGGGAGAACTGGCTGGTGACGCTGCGGGCCAGGGTGCCGTAGGTGCGTTCGCGTCGCAGCACGCCACCGGCGGTCCACACCGTGGCGCTCCAGATCGCGGTCAGCACCACGGCGGAGACGACGACACTCGCCCGGTCGGCGGTGAGCCGGCGGGTGCCGGCCACGATGGCCAGCAGCGCGACCGGCTGCACGACCGAGACGACGACCACCATCGGCCGGGTACGCATGCCCTGCTGCTCGGCGCGCAGCGCCGTCCAGACCACCCAGGCGGCGGTGGCCAGGCGCTCGTTCACCGGGTGCCCGTCGGGGTGGAACCGTCGGCGGCCGACATGCGGTCCATGACGGTGGCGTAGACGTCCTCCAGGCGTACCGGGGCGACGTCCACCGCCAGCACGTCGAGGCCGGTGAGCGCGGCACCGAGCCGGTCGAAGGTCGCGCCGCCCCACTCCGGCACCCGGAGTCGTACGGTCCAGACCCCGCCCTGCTCCTCGACGTCGTCGAGCGCCGCCCCGGACGCGCCGAGCTGCTGCGGCACCGGCCCGCGCCCCCGGACCGTGACCGTGGCGGCGAAGCCCGCCGAGCGGGCGAACTCGGCCGCCGTGGTGTCCATCGTCACCGTTCCCCGGGACAGGATCAGCACCCGGTCCGCCAACCGCTCGATGTCGAGCAGGTAGTGGCTGGTCAGCAGGATCGACACCCCGGTGTCGCGCAGCCGTGCGACGGTGCCGCGCAGCCGCTCGGCCTCCACCGGGTCGAGGCCGACGGTCGGCTCGTCGAGCAGCAGCAGACGCGGCTCCGCGACCAGCCCCAGCGCGATGTGCAGCCGCTGACGCATGCCCTTCGAGTAGGTCTCCACCGGGCGGCGGGCGGCCTCGGCGAGCCCCACGTCGGTCAGGGCACCGTCCACCTTGTCGCGGATGGCCCGCCGTCCGACCCCGGCGAGCATCGCGAAGTAGCGCAGGTTCTCCCGGCCGGACAGCGCCCCGTAGAAGCCCCGGTCGCCGCCGAACACCACACCGGTCAGTCGCCGGACCGTGCGCAGCTCCCGCCGGACGTCGTGGCCGAAGACCCGGGCGCTGCCCGTGCTGGGCTCCAGCAGGGTGGCCAGGATCTTGGTCAGGGTCGTCTTCCCGGCGCCGTTGCTGCCCAGCAGCCCCACGATCTGCCCCTCGGCGACCTGGAACGACACGTCACGCAGCGCGGTCACCTGGTCCCGACCGCGGCCGAACACCCGTCCCACGCCGGTCACCTCGACCGCCGGTGTGCTCATCGCCCCTCCGTCCCTCGCTCCACGGCGACCGCCACCTGCCCGACGGTCAGCCGGGCCACGGGCAGGCGGGCGGGGGAGCACGACACGTAGTCGGCCCCCAGCCCGACCAGCAGCCGGACCGCCGCCGGGTCGAGTGCGTGTTCGCCGCAGATACCGACGCCGATGTCCGGCCTCACCTTACAAGCGGCGGTGACCGCCTGCCGGACGAGTTCGCCGACCCCGTGGTCGTCCCAGCGGACCATCGGCGACTCGTCGACCAGGCCGAGATCCCGGTAGCGGGGGAGCAGCTCCCGCTCGGCGTCGTCCCGGCACAGCCCCCAGCCGAGCGCGGTCAGGTCGTTGCTGCCGATGGAGAGGAAGTCGGCCCGCCGCGCCAGCTCACCGGCGACGAGCGCGGCGCGCGGTGTCTCGATCATCGCCCCGACCGGCATGGTCTCCGTCCCGGTCCCACCGCACCGCTCGTACGCCTCGGCCAGCCGGTCACGGACCAGGTCCAGTTCGGCCGGCACGGTCACCATCGGCACCAGCAGCTCGGGGCGGGGGTCGCCGCCGTCCCGGCGGACCAACCGGGTCGCCTCGACCAGCGCGGTGAGTTGCGCCGCCAGCAACCGCGGATCGAGGACGCCCAACCGGATGCCCCGGACGCCGAGCATCGGGTTGGTCTCGTGCAGCCGCCGGGCGGCGGCGAGCGTCACCGGGTCGGGTCCGGCCCCGCCGCCGCCCCGCGCCTCGGCGGCGGCGACCTCAAGCCGGGTCAGGTCGGGGAGGAACTCGTGCCGGGGCGGGTCGAGCAGCCGGATCGCCACCGGCAGCCCGTCCATGGCCCGCAGCAGGGCGACGAAGTCGTCGCGCAGCACGTCCCGCAGGCGGTCGAGGGCCTCGGACGTCCCGGCGCTGCCGGTGCCGGTCAACACCCTGGCCAGCAGCGGCTGCCGCTCGCCGAGCAGCATGTGCTCGATCCGGCAGAGCCCGACGCCGGTGGCGCCCGCCCGCCTGCCGGCCTCGGCGTCGGCGGGTGAGTCGGCGTTGACCCGGACGGCGAGGCGGGCGTGCCGGTCCGCCACGGCGAGGATCCGGTCCACCGCCGGTCCGGTGTGGTCGGTGCGGGTGGTCGGCGCGGTGGGCGGGTCACCCCGGTGGACGGTGCCGGCGGAGCCGTCCACGGTCACCCGGTCTCCGGGCCGGACCGGCTCCCCGTCGTCGGGGCGCAGGCAGGGCTCGTCCGGGTCGACAGTGGCGTCGCGGAGCGCGGTCACGCAGACCCGGCCGAGCCCACGGGTGACCACTGCCGCGTGCGAGGTGTTGCCGCCCTGCTCGGTGACCACGGCGGCGGCGGCGAGCAGGCCGGGCAGGTCCTGCGGTCTGGTGACGGGGAGGATCAGTACCGGGTCGGCCCCACCCTGGCGGGCCGCCACCGCGGCGTCGGCGCTGAAGACGGCGACGCCGCCGGCCACGCCCGGCGCGACGCCCCGACCGTGGCAGAGCACCGGGAGGCCGGTGACCCGGCCGGCAGGTGCCAGCACCCGGGTCAGATCGGTCGCGCGGACCATGCCGAGGGCGTCCCGTTCGGTGAGCGCGCCCTCGTCCAGCAGCGCCGCGACGTGGGTGAGCAGCGCGGCGTCCCGGAGTACGAGCGGGGTCACGGCGACGATCCGGAGGCGGTGCGCCCGGACCGTGAACTCGACGCGTACCGGCTGGCCGGCATCGCGGTGGGAGGACTCCACCACGGCGGTCAGCTCCGCGCCCCACGGCTGTCCGGCGGCGGTCGCGGCGAGATCCCGGCCGCCGTGCAGGAGCAGGTGAGCGCCGGTCACGCCGAACTGGAACTGACCCGAGAGCCCGGGTCGCCCCGTGCCCGGGTCGCACGAATAGGCGAGACCACTACCGGAATCGGTGCTCAGCCTGTGTCTCCCGTCATGGACGTGGAGACTCCGGCGAGTGGACGGCCACCCGCCGGATCCCCCGTGATCTGGTGCGTGGTCGTCAGCCCCGGACGGCGTCGACGTGGACGCCGAACAGGTACGTCCGGTCCGCCACCTTGATGGCCTCCTCGTTGCTGATCGGGGCGAAGTCCAGCTCCGCCAGATCCTCCTGGATGTCCTTCGGAAGCGCGTTCTCGCGCGTGTCGTTCGTCATATCGGCGACGATACATGCGCCCGGACAGCCCGGCGAGTCCGGAGAACCGTCCGGCGCTGTTCCGGGCCGGTGTCGGAACATTTCCGGGACGGCCCGGACGGTACGTCGGATCGCTGCTCAGCGGGCTTCCCAACGGGCGTCCGAATCTGTTGCTCCGAGCCGGTCCCGTCGTCCTGCCGGCGGTGTTGCGGCATTGTCCCGAATGACGAGAGACATATCGACGTCAACCGCACTGATCCGGTTCCACCGTGGCGGTCCCGGCGCTTCCGGCCGGTGGGCGGTCGGCGGTGGGCGGCCGGTGTGCGACGGTCGGTCGGCGGTCGGTGGGCGGTGGGTCGAAACTATCGGGGCGGTCGCCCGAAACTACCGGTTGAAAACCCCGGGCCGGTCTGGCACTGTAGTAAGACATTGATGAGTGTGAACGTTAACACGATCTTGGCGACCCCGGAGGCGTCTCATGCCCGTCGGGACGACCCGCACGGGTCCGTGCCCGGCCACCGGCCCGGAGCACGTGTGGACGCCGCCGGCCAGGCCCGGGAGCGACCCGCTCGCCGGCCGGGCCGCGCCCTGAACTCCGGCGGCGACCGACGCCCCGCACCGTCCCGGCCGGTTCCGCCGACGCGGCCCCCGACCGGACGACACCCGCGGGCGGCCCCGGCGCCGGCCGGGGCGTCCGTACCGCACCACCCACCACCCACCACCAGGAGGTACCGACAGTGCGAGGACAGGCATACCACCCCCCGCCCCCGGAGCGAACCCACGCCGCAACGGCGCACCCCGGCCGGCGGGGACGGCTGGTCAAGCTGGCCGCGGCCGGGGTCGCCGCCGCCGTCGCCGGACTGCTCACCATGACGGTGGCCTCCGGATCGGCGTCCGCCGCCGACAACCCGTACCAGCGGGGACCGGACCCCACCCGGAGCAGCGTCGCGGCCGTGAACGGTCCGTTCGCCAACACCTCGGTCGCCGTCCCGACCGGGTACGGCTTCAACGGCGGCCGGATCTACTACCCGACCGACACCAGCCAGGGCACTTTCGGCGCCATCGCGATCTCGCCGGGGTACACCGCGCTGTTCTCCGTCGAACTGGCCTGGATGGGGCCGTGGCTGGCCTCCCACGGCTTCGTCGTGATCGGCATCGAGACCAACAGCCGTAACGACTTCGACACCGCCCGGGGCACCCAGCTGCTCGCTGCGCTGGACTACCTGACCCAGCAGAGCCCGGTGCGCGACCGGGTCGACCCCAATCGGCTGGCCGTCTCCGGTCACTCCATGGGCGGCGGTGGGGCGCTGAGCGCCGCCATCCGGCGCTCGTCGTTGAAGGCCGTGGTCGGCATCGCCCCGTACTCGCCGTCGTCGAACCTGGCCAACGACCGGGTGCCCACGATGGTCTTCGCCGGGCAGGCGGACACGGTGGTCACCCCGTCCTACGCCACCGGCCTCTACAACAGTCTCCCGGCCACCACCGAGAGCGCCTACCTGGAGGTCGCGGGCGCCGACCACGGGTTCATGGTCGGCCGGTCGAACCCGGTGCTGATCCGGACCATGCTGCCGTTCCTCAAGATGTTCGTCGACAACGACGCCCGGTACAGCCAGTTCCTCTGCCCGCTGGCGGACAACAGCGGCGTGGTCAGCTACCGCAGCACCTGCCCGCTGCTGCCGACGACGCCGACCACCCCGCCGCCGACCCCGTCGGACACCCCGCCGCCGACGCCGAGCGGCACCCCGACCACGCCGCCGACCACCGGCCCGCCCGGCACCGCCAGCCTGGTCGTCGGTGCGCAGTCCGGCCGCTGCCTCGACGTGCCCAACGCCTCCCGTGCCAACGGCACCCGGGTGCAGCTCTGGGACTGCAACCGGCAGGCCAACCAGCAGTGGACGTACACCTCGACCAGGCAGCTACGGGTGTACGGCGACATGTGTCTGGACGCGGCGGGCTCCGGCAACGGCGCGGCGGTCCAGATCTACGGCTGCCACGGTCAGCCGAACCAGCA
Above is a window of Micromonospora rifamycinica DNA encoding:
- a CDS encoding ABC transporter permease, translated to MNERLATAAWVVWTALRAEQQGMRTRPMVVVVSVVQPVALLAIVAGTRRLTADRASVVVSAVVLTAIWSATVWTAGGVLRRERTYGTLARSVTSQFSPSLVLFGRSLGATLSSTAGILASAAVVIVLLGLRVAVPHPLWLLVALLVVVASGTALGMLLACLFLVTRHGLAWSGALIYPVFILGGLLIPPDALPQWLRWVPTLLSLHWVHEFVVGLSSGAVRPAPLAVAVALTVVYLVAAVACLRVAVDTGRRRGSLELV
- a CDS encoding ABC transporter ATP-binding protein, whose protein sequence is MSTPAVEVTGVGRVFGRGRDQVTALRDVSFQVAEGQIVGLLGSNGAGKTTLTKILATLLEPSTGSARVFGHDVRRELRTVRRLTGVVFGGDRGFYGALSGRENLRYFAMLAGVGRRAIRDKVDGALTDVGLAEAARRPVETYSKGMRQRLHIALGLVAEPRLLLLDEPTVGLDPVEAERLRGTVARLRDTGVSILLTSHYLLDIERLADRVLILSRGTVTMDTTAAEFARSAGFAATVTVRGRGPVPQQLGASGAALDDVEEQGGVWTVRLRVPEWGGATFDRLGAALTGLDVLAVDVAPVRLEDVYATVMDRMSAADGSTPTGTR
- a CDS encoding putative PEP-binding protein; amino-acid sequence: MTGAHLLLHGGRDLAATAAGQPWGAELTAVVESSHRDAGQPVRVEFTVRAHRLRIVAVTPLVLRDAALLTHVAALLDEGALTERDALGMVRATDLTRVLAPAGRVTGLPVLCHGRGVAPGVAGGVAVFSADAAVAARQGGADPVLILPVTRPQDLPGLLAAAAVVTEQGGNTSHAAVVTRGLGRVCVTALRDATVDPDEPCLRPDDGEPVRPGDRVTVDGSAGTVHRGDPPTAPTTRTDHTGPAVDRILAVADRHARLAVRVNADSPADAEAGRRAGATGVGLCRIEHMLLGERQPLLARVLTGTGSAGTSEALDRLRDVLRDDFVALLRAMDGLPVAIRLLDPPRHEFLPDLTRLEVAAAEARGGGGAGPDPVTLAAARRLHETNPMLGVRGIRLGVLDPRLLAAQLTALVEATRLVRRDGGDPRPELLVPMVTVPAELDLVRDRLAEAYERCGGTGTETMPVGAMIETPRAALVAGELARRADFLSIGSNDLTALGWGLCRDDAERELLPRYRDLGLVDESPMVRWDDHGVGELVRQAVTAACKVRPDIGVGICGEHALDPAAVRLLVGLGADYVSCSPARLPVARLTVGQVAVAVERGTEGR
- a CDS encoding poly(ethylene terephthalate) hydrolase family protein — protein: MRGQAYHPPPPERTHAATAHPGRRGRLVKLAAAGVAAAVAGLLTMTVASGSASAADNPYQRGPDPTRSSVAAVNGPFANTSVAVPTGYGFNGGRIYYPTDTSQGTFGAIAISPGYTALFSVELAWMGPWLASHGFVVIGIETNSRNDFDTARGTQLLAALDYLTQQSPVRDRVDPNRLAVSGHSMGGGGALSAAIRRSSLKAVVGIAPYSPSSNLANDRVPTMVFAGQADTVVTPSYATGLYNSLPATTESAYLEVAGADHGFMVGRSNPVLIRTMLPFLKMFVDNDARYSQFLCPLADNSGVVSYRSTCPLLPTTPTTPPPTPSDTPPPTPSGTPTTPPTTGPPGTASLVVGAQSGRCLDVPNASRANGTRVQLWDCNRQANQQWTYTSTRQLRVYGDMCLDAAGSGNGAAVQIYGCHGQPNQQWTVNANGTISGVQSGRCLDVWSTANGAQVQLYDCHGQTNQRFTLTPVA